Proteins from a single region of Candidatus Scalindua japonica:
- a CDS encoding 3-methyl-2-oxobutanoate dehydrogenase subunit VorB, whose amino-acid sequence MMLTDENKKYLLTGNEACAEAAIQAGCRFYYGYPITPQNEILTHMAIRMPQVGGTAIQVESELAAINMVHGSAAAGARAMTSSSSPGISLKQEGISYLAGSELPSVIVNIQRGGPGLGDISPSQADYFQAVKGGGHGDYYTIVLAPGSVQETADLVYDAFDLADRYRNPVMILGDAQLGQMMEAVIFNKKCGPDSYKKEWALTGANGRKRNIIKSFYPVQGELEEFNAKLQKKYNLIKSKEVRYEEINTEDADIVIVAYGTCARICKEVLMKNKTPNIKVGLLRPITLWPYPSQIIQEIAGKVRAILTVEMSAGQMVEDVRLSVLGRCPVHFYGRTGGGIPSPKDIIKKITEIISVNKKTIN is encoded by the coding sequence ATGATGCTAACTGACGAGAACAAAAAATACCTCTTAACCGGTAATGAAGCTTGCGCGGAAGCGGCAATACAGGCCGGTTGCAGATTTTATTATGGATATCCGATTACACCGCAAAATGAGATTTTGACGCATATGGCCATCAGAATGCCTCAAGTAGGCGGAACGGCTATTCAAGTCGAAAGTGAACTTGCCGCGATAAACATGGTACATGGAAGTGCTGCTGCAGGTGCAAGGGCAATGACGTCCTCATCAAGCCCCGGTATCAGCCTCAAACAAGAGGGTATCTCTTATCTGGCCGGAAGCGAACTTCCCAGCGTCATTGTAAATATACAGCGCGGAGGCCCTGGTCTGGGAGATATCTCACCTTCCCAGGCTGACTATTTTCAAGCAGTTAAAGGTGGCGGGCATGGGGATTACTACACGATAGTACTTGCTCCTGGTTCAGTACAGGAAACAGCAGACCTTGTTTATGATGCATTTGATTTGGCTGATCGTTATAGAAATCCTGTAATGATCCTTGGAGATGCCCAACTTGGCCAGATGATGGAAGCTGTTATATTTAACAAAAAATGCGGACCTGATTCATACAAAAAAGAGTGGGCCCTGACCGGAGCGAACGGAAGAAAAAGAAACATAATAAAGTCTTTTTATCCGGTACAGGGTGAACTTGAGGAGTTTAACGCTAAACTGCAAAAGAAGTATAACCTGATTAAGAGCAAAGAGGTACGCTATGAAGAAATTAATACTGAAGACGCGGATATTGTCATAGTTGCTTACGGAACATGCGCAAGGATATGTAAAGAAGTATTAATGAAAAACAAGACCCCAAATATAAAAGTAGGGTTATTAAGACCCATTACGCTCTGGCCATACCCCTCTCAGATAATACAAGAGATTGCTGGAAAAGTACGTGCTATACTTACTGTAGAAATGAGTGCCGGCCAAATGGTAGAAGATGTAAGATTAAGTGTATTGGGCAGATGTCCGGTACATTTTTACGGAAGAACAGGCGGAGGTATTCCTTCTCCAAAAGATATCATCAAAAAGATTACCGAAATAATATCTGTCAACAAGAAAACAATAAATTAA
- the cooS gene encoding anaerobic carbon-monoxide dehydrogenase catalytic subunit has protein sequence MQKWLKKEKELRGKGIADKQIEETVAFLRQKGIDTVWDVQAAYDSSLFGLKDRCSFGSHGLCCRNCNLGPCRLDGEEISFHTKIAVPRLKRSSCGKTADNMVAGMFLQTVLRGTSSHIGHAIHVAKLFVKAAEGSDNFPIKAEAKLHAVACELGIDTNDKNTLDIAREVGQKAMEDLVGPGEGPMSFALALAPKNIDKLVDANLIPQKGAAETIVQGIHSTAQGMMSSTDHLIMSCLKFGIIDVLALYISTQLQDILLGVPTPKEGKIGMDVLDKEKVNILVHGHVPVLSEMVINYADKLKEKAIAAGAKGINIVGTCCTGTEVLMRLGIPMAGSTIMQELIVGTGAVDAVCVDVQCVYPSLSAMTKSLHTRLITTMPELRMDNDTYIEFTPDNADKAATQIVEEAIAAYKDRSVDRVFLPKTKGNKLMGGFSTEVLIEIFNKINPDEPLKPLVDFIIDGSIQGVAVIAGCLSSKIQTDMSFVTMAKELLKNNVLVLATGCAATGCARHGLLNGEAMHLVGDSLRGVLKTLGKSAGLNGSMPPILHFGSCVDNSRCAVLASAIADYLETSIDKLPLVASAAEHVVEKAAAIYMGVISLGITTHIGVTPKLGGSPYVINKLTKEMEGITGSTLIIEIDPKESAKAMINHIQKKRKELGI, from the coding sequence TCTGCTGCCGTAACTGTAACCTTGGGCCATGCAGACTGGATGGTGAAGAGATATCATTTCACACAAAGATTGCAGTGCCCAGGTTAAAGCGTTCCTCTTGTGGTAAAACAGCCGATAATATGGTTGCCGGAATGTTCCTGCAGACTGTTCTGCGTGGTACAAGTTCTCACATTGGTCATGCAATACATGTTGCAAAGTTATTCGTAAAAGCTGCTGAAGGTTCTGATAATTTTCCTATAAAGGCAGAAGCAAAACTCCATGCGGTTGCCTGCGAACTTGGTATTGACACAAACGATAAGAACACCCTTGATATTGCCAGAGAGGTTGGTCAAAAGGCAATGGAAGACCTTGTTGGCCCAGGTGAAGGTCCAATGAGCTTTGCACTTGCTCTTGCTCCGAAAAATATTGATAAACTCGTAGATGCAAACCTCATCCCACAAAAAGGAGCTGCCGAAACAATAGTACAGGGGATCCACAGTACTGCCCAGGGAATGATGAGCAGCACTGATCACTTGATTATGTCGTGTCTGAAATTTGGAATAATAGACGTACTGGCGCTTTACATCTCTACTCAACTTCAGGACATCTTACTTGGTGTCCCCACACCAAAGGAAGGCAAAATCGGGATGGATGTCCTGGACAAAGAGAAGGTTAATATTCTGGTACACGGTCACGTACCCGTACTATCAGAAATGGTAATCAACTATGCGGACAAACTTAAGGAAAAAGCGATAGCTGCAGGCGCTAAAGGTATAAACATCGTAGGGACTTGCTGTACTGGTACCGAAGTGCTGATGCGACTTGGAATCCCTATGGCAGGTAGCACGATCATGCAGGAACTTATTGTTGGTACGGGAGCGGTTGATGCCGTATGTGTAGACGTGCAGTGCGTATATCCATCACTCTCAGCCATGACAAAATCGCTTCACACTCGATTAATTACTACCATGCCGGAACTGAGAATGGACAACGATACCTACATAGAATTTACACCGGACAACGCTGACAAAGCTGCCACTCAGATTGTAGAAGAAGCTATTGCAGCTTACAAAGATCGCTCAGTGGACAGGGTATTCCTGCCAAAGACAAAAGGGAACAAATTGATGGGTGGCTTTTCTACAGAAGTTTTGATTGAAATTTTTAATAAAATAAACCCTGATGAACCGTTAAAGCCATTAGTTGATTTTATTATTGACGGTTCTATTCAGGGTGTAGCGGTAATTGCCGGATGTCTGTCTTCAAAAATTCAAACCGATATGAGCTTTGTAACGATGGCAAAGGAACTGCTCAAAAACAACGTCCTTGTGCTCGCAACAGGTTGTGCAGCAACTGGTTGCGCAAGGCATGGTTTGTTAAATGGGGAGGCAATGCATCTGGTTGGCGATTCACTCAGGGGAGTACTTAAAACACTTGGAAAGTCTGCAGGGTTGAATGGGTCTATGCCGCCAATTCTGCATTTCGGCTCATGTGTTGACAACTCCAGGTGTGCGGTACTGGCATCTGCAATCGCTGACTATCTGGAAACCTCAATAGACAAACTCCCCCTGGTGGCGAGCGCTGCAGAACATGTTGTTGAAAAAGCTGCCGCTATCTACATGGGCGTCATCTCTCTTGGTATAACCACTCACATCGGTGTTACACCAAAACTGGGAGGCTCTCCATACGTAATCAATAAACTCACAAAAGAGATGGAAGGAATTACCGGAAGCACCTTAATAATAGAAATCGATCCCAAAGAATCTGCAAAGGCTATGATAAATCATATTCAGAAAAAGAGAAAAGAACTTGGGATTTAA
- a CDS encoding NAD(+)/NADH kinase codes for MKKIIILGDISRKKIRETITKLEPLFRNKSHLSVIDISDEHELKNVSADIAFVFGGDGTILSASRKLNDKQIPLIGVHLGKFGFLAELTSQDINDSLERICSDEFVVSQRMLLTCRLVRAGHVINETVGLNDAVISRTSLSRLISIKLYVNEKIVTTYSCDGLIVSTPSGTTAHSLSAGGPIVTPEMEAFAITPICPHTLSNRPLIVSGCSKIEMEQISESRGIGLTVDGQVYFDVKVGDRVVIEKAENKLQLIDTQTRTFYDVLREKLNWRGQPAYDAN; via the coding sequence ATGAAAAAAATCATAATCCTGGGCGATATAAGTAGAAAAAAAATAAGAGAAACAATTACTAAGCTTGAACCCTTGTTTCGTAACAAATCGCATCTATCAGTAATTGATATTTCTGATGAACATGAATTGAAAAACGTTTCTGCCGATATCGCTTTTGTTTTTGGTGGAGACGGCACAATCCTGTCAGCAAGCAGAAAGCTGAATGACAAGCAAATCCCCTTAATTGGTGTGCATTTAGGAAAATTCGGGTTTCTAGCTGAACTCACTTCACAAGATATTAACGATTCCCTGGAAAGAATTTGTTCAGATGAATTTGTTGTATCACAAAGAATGTTATTAACCTGCAGGTTAGTACGTGCCGGGCACGTTATTAACGAAACGGTTGGTTTAAACGATGCCGTAATCTCCAGAACTTCTTTGTCAAGATTGATTTCAATTAAGCTCTATGTAAATGAAAAAATAGTGACTACTTACAGCTGCGATGGACTGATCGTGTCAACTCCTTCAGGAACAACCGCACATTCACTCTCCGCCGGTGGCCCTATTGTTACGCCTGAGATGGAGGCATTTGCCATAACTCCAATTTGCCCACACACACTTTCAAACCGACCTCTTATCGTTTCCGGATGTTCGAAGATTGAAATGGAACAAATTTCTGAATCCAGAGGAATAGGCTTAACCGTAGATGGACAAGTATACTTTGATGTCAAAGTTGGAGATAGAGTAGTTATTGAAAAAGCGGAAAATAAGCTGCAGTTAATTGATACACAGACAAGGACTTTTTACGATGTCTTAAGAGAAAAATTGAACTGGAGAGGGCAACCCGCTTATGATGCTAACTGA
- a CDS encoding thiamine pyrophosphate-dependent enzyme — translation MEAVYKTPETLIDTPTHYCPGCGHGIIHRLIAEIIDEKDIKGQTIGIAPVGCAVLAYNYMDIDMCEAAHGRPPAVATGIKRVHPDKIIFSYQGDGDLAAIGIAEIIHTANRGENITVIFVNNAVYGMTNGQMAPTTLINQKTLTTPQGRNEQSDGAPLRICELLSVIDGSRFIARASVTSPQNIIQTKQLIEKGFNTQIQKKGFSLIEVLSPCPVYWRMSSVESIKFIDEEMIKAFPLGIFKDWEGRN, via the coding sequence ATGGAAGCTGTATATAAAACACCGGAAACGTTGATCGACACTCCAACACATTATTGTCCTGGTTGTGGACACGGTATCATTCATAGATTGATCGCGGAAATAATTGACGAAAAGGATATTAAGGGACAGACAATCGGGATAGCTCCTGTGGGATGTGCGGTATTGGCTTACAATTATATGGATATAGATATGTGTGAAGCGGCCCACGGTCGTCCACCCGCAGTAGCCACTGGAATAAAACGGGTTCACCCTGACAAAATCATCTTCTCTTATCAGGGTGACGGTGACCTTGCAGCAATTGGAATTGCAGAAATTATACACACTGCCAACCGAGGTGAAAATATCACCGTGATTTTTGTAAACAATGCGGTCTATGGTATGACTAACGGACAGATGGCGCCAACAACACTGATCAACCAGAAAACATTAACAACTCCTCAGGGACGCAACGAACAGAGCGATGGTGCGCCCTTACGTATATGTGAGCTACTTTCCGTTATAGACGGTAGCAGATTTATTGCCAGGGCGTCCGTGACCTCCCCTCAAAATATAATCCAAACAAAACAGTTAATAGAAAAGGGTTTTAACACTCAAATACAGAAAAAGGGATTTTCTCTGATAGAAGTCCTTTCCCCATGTCCGGTATACTGGCGTATGAGCTCGGTTGAATCCATAAAATTTATAGACGAGGAGATGATCAAAGCCTTTCCTCTGGGTATTTTCAAAGATTGGGAAGGTCGGAATTAG
- a CDS encoding 2-oxoacid:acceptor oxidoreductase family protein, whose translation MSEKVILAGLGGQGMMLLGRLIAQAVMLEGKNVTFFPSYGTEVRGGTAYYHLTVSDEEIFSPVIEEADALIMMNFPSYLKFKDLLKPNSMLFLNSSMIDKIDNEMNIDIFRIPATKIANDIGNVVASNMVMLGAYNEVKNLVSIPIFLSCLKNVLKGRKEPFFEVNKLAIERGADFIKNF comes from the coding sequence ATGTCAGAAAAAGTTATTTTAGCGGGTCTGGGAGGACAGGGGATGATGCTCCTTGGCAGGCTGATAGCGCAAGCCGTTATGCTTGAAGGAAAAAATGTGACTTTTTTCCCCTCGTATGGTACTGAAGTACGCGGAGGAACGGCTTATTACCATCTAACTGTTTCAGATGAAGAAATTTTTTCTCCTGTTATCGAAGAAGCAGACGCACTTATTATGATGAACTTTCCATCTTACCTGAAGTTCAAAGACCTTCTCAAACCGAACAGCATGCTCTTTCTAAACTCATCCATGATTGATAAAATAGACAATGAAATGAACATAGACATCTTCAGAATTCCCGCGACAAAGATCGCGAATGATATTGGAAACGTCGTAGCATCAAACATGGTTATGTTGGGGGCGTATAACGAGGTAAAAAATCTCGTTTCCATCCCAATATTCCTCTCATGCCTGAAAAACGTCTTAAAAGGAAGGAAAGAACCCTTCTTTGAGGTAAACAAACTAGCCATAGAACGCGGAGCAGATTTCATAAAAAATTTCTGA